The proteins below come from a single Hyphomicrobium denitrificans ATCC 51888 genomic window:
- a CDS encoding L,D-transpeptidase family protein yields MGALDGFDSEDRPAVTAFYAARDCRPLWVDETGTTRAADLAIAEMRRADEWGLRSANFPFAALSRPKAEGRWTSDETADAELEITASVLRYAHQAQGGRIPNPEVQLSSYIDRQPSLSSAQDILAKISQSQEPDITLREWQPSADQFLKLKALLSDLRSKQSGEPQDLQIARRGSSLQSKSKSPEVATLKKRFGVASAQGEETVFDAALVAAVKTFQASAGLRADGFVGPATRAALAGGGPENNADRIAAVIANMEEWRWMPQELGATNVFVNIPAFSIRLTKDGAPVFEDRVVVGTADKQTPIFSKSMKTIVLRPEWNLPDSIKLTALLSGRSVEQQGYVVMRNGRTIDSTRVNWAKANLREYTIFQPSGDDNALGLVKFLFPNKHAVYLHDTPSRHLFNERVRLYSHGCVRVRNPQVFAQDLLDIDRGAAAFDVKRLVRKGPKDNNVTLETPIPVHVGYFTVWVGDDGQPQYFKDYYGHQKRITLALAGKWKQIDVGKDHLAEIDTSMLKQVRLRGEGRVKKGGDSFGAPMGVTNSFSSAGYKRYNDSVGDIIRMKLGF; encoded by the coding sequence TTGGGGGCTCTCGACGGCTTCGATAGCGAGGATCGTCCCGCCGTTACCGCCTTCTATGCGGCGCGGGACTGCCGTCCCTTGTGGGTCGACGAGACCGGAACGACGCGCGCTGCGGACCTTGCCATCGCCGAAATGCGCCGCGCCGACGAATGGGGACTGAGGTCGGCCAATTTCCCCTTCGCGGCTCTCAGCCGGCCGAAAGCAGAAGGGCGTTGGACGAGCGACGAGACCGCCGACGCGGAGCTCGAGATCACGGCGTCGGTTCTCCGTTATGCGCATCAGGCGCAAGGCGGACGCATTCCGAACCCGGAAGTGCAACTGTCGTCCTACATCGATCGGCAACCCTCGCTTTCGAGCGCGCAGGACATCCTGGCAAAGATTTCGCAATCGCAGGAGCCCGACATTACGCTACGCGAATGGCAACCGTCGGCAGACCAGTTTCTGAAGTTGAAGGCTTTGCTCTCCGACTTGCGCAGCAAGCAGTCCGGCGAACCGCAGGATCTCCAGATCGCGCGCCGCGGATCGTCGTTGCAGTCCAAGTCGAAGAGTCCTGAAGTCGCGACACTGAAGAAGCGCTTCGGTGTTGCGTCGGCTCAAGGCGAAGAAACGGTGTTCGATGCCGCGCTCGTCGCGGCTGTGAAGACGTTCCAAGCTTCCGCAGGCTTGCGCGCGGATGGGTTTGTCGGTCCGGCGACGCGCGCCGCGCTTGCGGGCGGCGGTCCCGAAAACAATGCCGACAGGATCGCGGCGGTCATCGCCAACATGGAAGAATGGCGCTGGATGCCACAAGAGCTCGGCGCGACGAACGTCTTCGTCAACATTCCTGCGTTCTCCATCCGCCTGACGAAAGACGGTGCACCGGTATTCGAAGATCGTGTCGTGGTCGGGACGGCCGACAAACAGACGCCGATCTTTTCGAAGAGCATGAAGACGATCGTGCTCCGGCCGGAATGGAATTTGCCGGACTCGATCAAATTGACCGCGCTGCTGTCGGGACGCTCAGTCGAACAGCAGGGCTACGTCGTCATGCGTAACGGGCGCACGATCGACAGCACGCGTGTCAACTGGGCCAAGGCCAACTTGCGCGAGTACACGATCTTCCAGCCCTCGGGCGACGACAACGCGCTCGGTCTCGTCAAGTTTCTGTTTCCGAACAAGCACGCGGTCTACCTGCACGATACGCCGTCGCGGCATCTCTTCAATGAGCGCGTGCGCCTCTACAGTCATGGCTGCGTGCGCGTGCGCAACCCGCAGGTCTTCGCTCAGGATCTGTTGGATATCGATCGCGGTGCGGCGGCCTTTGACGTCAAACGCCTCGTCCGCAAGGGTCCGAAGGACAACAACGTGACCCTCGAGACGCCAATTCCGGTGCACGTCGGATACTTCACGGTGTGGGTCGGCGACGACGGCCAGCCGCAGTATTTCAAGGACTACTACGGTCACCAGAAGCGCATCACGCTTGCGCTGGCGGGCAAATGGAAACAGATCGACGTCGGTAAGGATCACCTCGCAGAGATCGACACGTCGATGTTGAAGCAGGTGCGGCTGCGTGGAGAAGGTCGCGTGAAAAAGGGTGGCGACAGTTTTGGCGCGCCGATGGGCGTCACCAACAGTTTCTCGAGCGCGGGTTACAAACGCTACAACGATAGCGTCGGCGACATCATCCGTATGAAGCTCGGGTTCTGA
- the metC gene encoding cystathionine beta-lyase has protein sequence MTDKDDHSKPATRPETKVVHLGREPFEQHGFVNPPVYRGSTVLYKTLDAINSRKQPYTYGRRATPTTRALEDAITDLEGGAATILTSSGLGAVSTALLAFVTAGDHILITDSAYQPGRAFADRMLKRLGVETTYYDPHLGADIVKLFRPNTRLVLVESPGSQTFEMQDIPAIANAAHARDIWVLADNTWATPLFCKPLALGADVSIQAATKYTVGHADAMLGAVTGNARAARLLDHAKEALGTCPGSEETYLGLRGLRTLSVRLQQHQKSALAVAEWLAARPEVDRVLYPALPSDPGHALWKRDYTGASGLFGAVLKPVSETALAAFLDGLKLFGMGYSWGGYESLVIPFDPTSYRTATKWIGPGPALRFHIGLEAVEDLLRDLDAGFERLKTA, from the coding sequence ATGACGGATAAAGACGATCATTCAAAGCCTGCGACGCGTCCGGAAACAAAGGTCGTTCACCTCGGTCGCGAACCCTTTGAACAGCATGGCTTCGTCAACCCGCCGGTTTATCGCGGTTCAACGGTTCTCTACAAAACGCTCGACGCCATCAACTCGCGAAAGCAGCCCTACACCTACGGCCGCCGTGCGACGCCGACGACGCGCGCGTTGGAAGACGCAATCACCGATCTCGAAGGCGGCGCGGCAACGATCCTGACGTCATCGGGACTCGGCGCGGTATCGACGGCTCTGCTCGCATTCGTGACTGCCGGCGATCATATCCTTATCACCGACAGCGCTTATCAGCCCGGACGCGCGTTCGCGGACCGCATGCTCAAGCGGCTCGGCGTCGAGACGACATATTATGATCCGCACCTCGGCGCGGACATCGTGAAACTCTTCCGCCCGAATACGCGTCTCGTGCTCGTCGAGAGTCCGGGATCGCAGACGTTCGAAATGCAGGACATTCCAGCCATCGCGAACGCGGCGCACGCACGCGACATCTGGGTGCTGGCCGACAACACCTGGGCGACGCCGCTCTTCTGCAAACCGCTGGCGCTCGGAGCCGATGTCTCGATCCAAGCGGCGACGAAGTACACCGTCGGTCATGCCGACGCGATGCTCGGAGCGGTAACCGGCAACGCCCGCGCGGCGCGCTTGCTCGATCACGCCAAGGAAGCTCTCGGAACCTGCCCGGGCTCGGAAGAAACCTACCTCGGCCTGCGCGGGCTTCGGACGCTCTCCGTCCGTCTCCAACAACACCAGAAATCGGCGCTCGCCGTTGCCGAATGGCTGGCCGCGCGCCCCGAGGTCGATCGTGTTCTCTATCCGGCTTTGCCGAGCGATCCCGGACATGCGCTCTGGAAGCGCGACTACACCGGCGCGAGCGGATTGTTCGGCGCCGTTCTGAAGCCCGTTTCCGAAACCGCGCTGGCGGCATTTCTCGATGGATTGAAACTGTTCGGAATGGGCTACTCGTGGGGCGGCTACGAAAGCCTCGTCATCCCGTTCGACCCGACGAGCTACCGCACGGCGACGAAGTGGATTGGACCCGGCCCTGCGCTGCGCTTCCACATCGGCCTCGAAGCCGTCGAAGATTTGCTGCGCGATCTCGACGCCGGGTTCGAGCGGCTCAAAACCGCGTAA
- a CDS encoding amino acid ABC transporter substrate-binding protein, giving the protein MKIAMRCAALILAIGSMVGGFCGPAWSEASLIDTIRKRGHVVCGVSERAPGFSEISGSGTWKGFDVEFCSALAAAVLGNKDSVKFLSLMPSDKFNALRDNEIDVLMGATSWTLTRDTELGARFVAALYYDGQGFIVPRNHSISSVLELSGASICVLPGSTDASAVADYFGARRMRYQLITSDRWDELVKTYSSGGCTVLTGDLSLLAYERSRLANGADQMLLPEYISKEPLGPAVKVGRDSWFAVVRWTYMALVAAEELGINSSNVEMMKVSPSHDVRRFLGLEADIGAPLGLARDWAYQVVRQVGNYAEIFDRTLGQGSALKLDRGLNNLWTKGGLMYSVPMR; this is encoded by the coding sequence ATGAAAATTGCAATGAGGTGTGCGGCGCTGATCCTGGCCATCGGATCGATGGTTGGTGGATTTTGCGGCCCGGCCTGGAGCGAAGCCAGCCTCATCGACACCATTCGCAAGCGCGGGCACGTCGTCTGCGGCGTCAGCGAACGCGCTCCCGGTTTCAGCGAAATCAGTGGCAGTGGGACCTGGAAAGGTTTTGATGTTGAATTCTGTTCAGCGCTCGCTGCCGCAGTTTTAGGCAACAAGGACTCCGTCAAGTTTCTGAGCTTGATGCCCAGCGACAAATTCAACGCGCTCCGGGACAATGAAATCGACGTGCTGATGGGGGCGACGTCGTGGACGCTTACGCGCGATACCGAGCTCGGCGCGCGCTTCGTGGCGGCCCTCTACTACGATGGGCAAGGTTTCATCGTGCCGCGCAACCACTCGATTTCGAGCGTGCTCGAACTTTCCGGAGCATCGATCTGCGTACTGCCGGGATCGACGGATGCCAGCGCGGTCGCGGATTATTTCGGTGCCAGGAGAATGCGCTACCAGCTGATCACATCGGATCGTTGGGATGAGCTGGTCAAGACGTACTCCAGCGGCGGATGCACGGTTCTTACCGGCGATCTTTCATTGCTCGCTTACGAGCGCAGCCGGCTGGCCAACGGCGCCGATCAAATGCTGCTTCCGGAATATATCAGCAAGGAGCCGCTGGGACCGGCCGTGAAAGTCGGACGCGATTCCTGGTTTGCGGTCGTGCGCTGGACGTACATGGCGCTCGTTGCCGCCGAGGAACTCGGCATCAACAGCAGCAACGTCGAGATGATGAAAGTTTCGCCATCGCACGACGTTCGCCGATTCCTGGGTCTCGAGGCGGACATCGGCGCGCCGCTCGGGCTGGCGCGCGATTGGGCCTATCAGGTCGTCCGGCAGGTCGGCAATTACGCTGAAATTTTCGATCGCACGCTCGGGCAGGGATCGGCGCTGAAGCTCGATCGCGGGTTGAACAACCTTTGGACTAAGGGCGGGCTGATGTATTCGGTGCCGATGCGCTAA